The following proteins are co-located in the Syntrophorhabdaceae bacterium genome:
- the cas2 gene encoding CRISPR-associated endonuclease Cas2: MTSNYLVCYDIRDENRLMQVYKKMKKIGLHIQYSVFHCRLSRDELLELKKSLNSLIEESADDIRIYPLPMDMKVMVMGQGDRIPDGITVLL; this comes from the coding sequence ATGACTTCCAATTATTTAGTCTGCTATGATATAAGAGATGAAAACAGGCTCATGCAGGTGTATAAAAAGATGAAAAAGATAGGTCTCCACATCCAGTATTCTGTCTTTCATTGTAGACTTTCAAGGGATGAATTGTTAGAATTAAAAAAATCATTAAATAGTTTAATAGAAGAATCAGCGGATGATATAAGGATTTATCCCCTTCCTATGGATATGAAGGTAATGGTTATGGGTCAAGGAGACAGGATTCCAGATGGCATTACAGTGTTGTTATGA
- the csm6 gene encoding CRISPR-associated ring nuclease Csm6, whose product MVKRFREILIAVTGLTPQVITETIYALSQKKPPVIIDEICIITTTAGKKIIEDALVKKGILNQLISEYNLKSIEITERSFIIGKDNNRTEIVDIITESDNEIIGDIITSTIKRFASDPETRLHCSIAGGRKTMSFYLGAALQLFGRPQDRLYHVLVNPDFESNPNFFYKPKRNRTIEVKLKDGGIKRLNTRDAKIQLAELPFIRLGDKLSLKGKSFRELVEEGQKDIDMATTQPEIYIALDKRLIKIGKNIVRLPPVQLMVYAALLKQKTVRCKYIERSYCLDCCECFIAINELINDKNLMDFYLNIYQGNMERKEKLERSWKKKDIPSDLVRQIISKINKTLKDCLSETSIIPYALVKNVKEYGSTRYGIKIEKDKINIE is encoded by the coding sequence ATGGTTAAGCGATTTAGAGAAATCCTTATCGCCGTCACTGGGTTGACGCCACAGGTAATAACAGAGACCATATATGCCCTTTCACAGAAAAAACCCCCAGTAATAATAGATGAGATATGCATTATAACCACCACCGCAGGCAAAAAGATCATAGAAGATGCCCTTGTTAAGAAGGGCATCTTGAATCAACTAATAAGTGAATATAACCTTAAATCCATTGAAATAACAGAAAGGTCTTTTATTATTGGAAAAGATAATAATAGGACTGAGATTGTAGATATCATAACAGAATCAGACAATGAGATAATAGGCGATATTATTACCTCGACGATTAAAAGATTCGCCTCAGACCCCGAAACAAGACTTCACTGCTCCATAGCAGGCGGAAGAAAGACCATGAGCTTTTATCTCGGTGCAGCACTTCAGCTTTTTGGTAGGCCTCAAGACAGGCTTTACCATGTTCTTGTTAACCCTGATTTTGAATCAAATCCTAATTTTTTCTATAAACCCAAGAGAAACAGGACCATAGAAGTTAAATTAAAAGACGGTGGAATCAAAAGATTAAATACCAGGGATGCAAAGATTCAACTGGCAGAGTTACCTTTCATCAGGCTCGGAGACAAATTGAGCCTTAAAGGAAAAAGCTTTAGAGAACTGGTAGAAGAGGGACAGAAAGATATAGACATGGCTACAACCCAGCCTGAGATATATATTGCCCTTGATAAAAGGTTAATAAAGATTGGTAAGAATATTGTAAGGCTTCCTCCTGTTCAATTAATGGTGTATGCAGCCCTTTTAAAACAAAAGACAGTCAGATGTAAATACATAGAAAGAAGTTATTGCCTTGATTGTTGTGAATGCTTTATTGCCATTAATGAATTGATCAATGACAAAAATTTGATGGATTTCTATCTAAATATTTATCAAGGGAATATGGAAAGAAAAGAAAAGCTGGAGCGAAGCTGGAAAAAGAAAGATATTCCTTCTGATCTTGTAAGGCAAATAATCAGTAAAATTAACAAAACATTGAAAGACTGCTTAAGTGAAACATCTATTATTCCATACGCTCTGGTAAAAAATGTTAAGGAATATGGTAGCACAAGATATGGAATTAAAATAGAGAAGGATAAAATAAATATAGAATGA
- the cas10 gene encoding type III-A CRISPR-associated protein Cas10/Csm1 yields MMDDTVYKLAIAGFMHDIGKFAERADMPISEEYINNNAGLYQPYYNNHFTHKHAIYTAAFIERYKEFLPKEFNKRDWGLEDSFINLAGMHHKPETPLQWIIAVADRVSSGFDRKGFEIYNQEIKTRDYLKTRLFPVLEGISLNDNWKQDLDSYKYRYELKELSPENIFPIKVKDIADKTENEAKLDYKVLFDDFVECLNRLWHKENIPIWFEHFENLFLIYTSFIPAATVGNIIPDVSLYDHSKITSAFASALYLYHKYKNNLVIEDIKNYEEKKFLIVSGDFYGIQDFIFSGGGSTGKASAKLLRGRSFMVSLLTELAADLLCRKIGIPSTSVVLNAAGRFTLIAHNTNNTIDCIKAAANMINKWLINNFYGQSSFGIAYIEASCEDFVSNNFKVFWEKLQGLVDEKRYKKFSFEDVPNVFENYLDSFNNTLKHPLCPFCGKRPAHKDAVIKISQEEIENACKICHDQIYVGEHLVKEDKIAIGTSDVDFRKDKLLEPLYGFYQLSFDVDGKLNELAKTGKLLKYWSINVKGGRLPKEITSKFINGYVPRYDDDDNYDDRLLAGKNKDKIKSEILDSIENKHPKTLLAISKKALNFTDKPEKFQGVEALGILKADIDDLGLIFSYGIKEELKTFSRIHTLSRQLNNFFTIYLPNLLANSDRYKDMYTVFAGGDELFLIGPWNKIIEFSHLFNSKFKRYVCGNPDVNLSAGISVHKPSEPIMTLAETSENALHTTKSNGKNGITIFQETVKWHELEKLNTIRENIQKWLEEGVINNAMLFRLNEIISMVKQEKEIQKVGYPIHIENMGCLKWRALLKYTVIRNVGGKLKGEEKNRVIDDVMALAKWLYDYSGGTKIPLWQIIYNIRKS; encoded by the coding sequence ATGATGGATGATACTGTGTATAAATTAGCAATAGCCGGTTTTATGCATGATATTGGAAAATTTGCTGAAAGGGCAGATATGCCCATAAGTGAGGAATATATAAATAATAACGCCGGACTTTACCAACCATATTATAATAATCATTTTACACATAAACACGCTATTTATACAGCAGCATTTATAGAAAGATACAAAGAGTTTCTACCCAAAGAGTTTAACAAACGAGATTGGGGGCTGGAAGATTCATTTATAAATCTTGCCGGTATGCATCATAAACCAGAAACACCCCTGCAGTGGATTATAGCAGTGGCAGATAGAGTAAGTAGTGGCTTTGATAGAAAAGGCTTCGAAATATATAATCAAGAGATAAAAACAAGAGACTATCTGAAAACGAGATTATTCCCTGTTCTTGAAGGAATTTCACTCAACGATAATTGGAAACAAGATTTGGATTCTTATAAGTACAGGTATGAGCTAAAAGAATTATCTCCTGAGAACATCTTTCCGATAAAAGTAAAGGATATTGCAGATAAAACAGAAAATGAAGCAAAATTAGATTATAAAGTTTTATTTGATGATTTTGTTGAGTGTCTTAACAGATTATGGCATAAAGAAAACATACCTATTTGGTTTGAACATTTTGAAAATCTTTTTTTAATATATACATCCTTTATTCCAGCAGCAACAGTAGGGAATATTATCCCTGATGTATCGCTTTATGACCACTCAAAAATAACCTCAGCCTTTGCAAGTGCCTTATATCTTTATCATAAATATAAAAATAACCTCGTTATTGAAGACATTAAAAATTACGAAGAAAAAAAGTTTTTAATCGTTAGTGGTGATTTTTATGGTATCCAAGATTTTATTTTCTCTGGAGGAGGTTCAACAGGAAAGGCTTCTGCAAAGCTTTTGAGAGGAAGGTCATTTATGGTTTCTCTTCTCACCGAACTGGCAGCAGATTTGTTATGTAGAAAGATAGGTATTCCATCTACTTCTGTTGTCCTTAATGCAGCAGGAAGATTTACTTTGATAGCACATAATACAAATAATACTATAGATTGTATTAAAGCTGCTGCAAACATGATTAATAAGTGGCTTATAAACAATTTCTATGGACAATCATCTTTTGGGATTGCTTATATTGAGGCATCTTGTGAGGATTTCGTTTCAAACAATTTCAAGGTTTTTTGGGAAAAATTACAGGGTCTTGTTGATGAGAAAAGATATAAAAAATTTTCTTTCGAGGATGTCCCCAATGTTTTTGAAAATTATCTTGATTCATTTAATAATACCTTAAAACATCCATTGTGCCCTTTTTGTGGTAAAAGACCTGCTCATAAAGATGCGGTTATAAAAATATCCCAAGAGGAAATAGAGAATGCATGTAAGATATGCCATGACCAAATTTATGTAGGCGAACACTTAGTGAAAGAAGACAAAATAGCCATAGGAACATCAGATGTTGATTTTAGAAAAGACAAACTCTTAGAGCCACTTTATGGTTTTTATCAGTTATCTTTTGATGTTGATGGTAAATTAAATGAGCTGGCAAAAACTGGAAAATTATTGAAATATTGGAGTATAAATGTAAAAGGAGGAAGATTACCAAAGGAAATAACATCCAAATTTATAAATGGCTATGTCCCCAGATATGACGATGATGATAATTATGATGACAGGTTGTTGGCAGGGAAAAATAAAGATAAAATAAAGTCAGAAATATTAGATTCAATAGAAAACAAACACCCTAAAACACTACTTGCTATTTCAAAAAAGGCATTAAATTTTACCGATAAACCTGAAAAGTTTCAAGGTGTTGAAGCGCTGGGCATTTTAAAAGCAGATATAGATGATTTAGGGTTAATTTTCTCATATGGAATTAAAGAAGAATTAAAGACATTCTCACGCATACATACTTTAAGCAGGCAATTAAATAACTTTTTCACTATATATCTACCAAATCTTCTTGCCAATAGTGATCGCTACAAGGATATGTATACAGTTTTTGCCGGTGGTGATGAGTTATTTCTTATAGGACCATGGAACAAAATAATTGAATTTTCTCATCTATTTAACAGTAAATTCAAGAGATATGTATGTGGAAATCCAGATGTCAACCTGTCTGCAGGCATAAGTGTCCATAAACCAAGTGAACCTATCATGACGCTTGCCGAAACATCTGAGAATGCACTGCATACAACAAAATCAAATGGTAAAAATGGTATAACCATATTTCAAGAGACGGTCAAATGGCATGAATTAGAGAAACTCAATACAATAAGAGAAAATATACAAAAATGGCTTGAAGAAGGTGTGATTAATAATGCCATGCTTTTTAGGTTAAATGAAATAATATCAATGGTAAAACAAGAAAAGGAAATTCAAAAGGTAGGATATCCGATTCACATTGAAAACATGGGTTGTTTAAAGTGGAGGGCATTACTCAAATATACTGTAATAAGAAATGTAGGGGGAAAATTAAAGGGTGAAGAAAAAAATAGGGTGATAGATGATGTAATGGCATTAGCAAAATGGCTTTATGATTATTCCGGGGGTACGAAGATACCACTTTGGCAGATTATATATAATATAAGAAAAAGTTAA
- the cas6 gene encoding CRISPR system precrRNA processing endoribonuclease RAMP protein Cas6 gives MIYQSYTFTIQALDTLYMPHYKGSTFRGGFGNVFRKVVCVLKKEGCKDCMLKSSCIYAYIFETAPIGDCRIMNMNKYEKIPHPFIIEPPLETKKVYENDETIAFNLILIGRANDYIPYFIYAFDELGKIGIGKGRKPYKLLTVYSENEMIYNSQDKLIKNVPPKRLVIDKLWRWESKEADTEATDGMELTIQFITPVRIKFHREFAKDMPFHVLIINLLRRMLLLNYFHCEGVIPEYDPKKIIHEAQEVKTIHSTIKWWDWERYSYRQKTKMMMGGLMGEITYKGNIEPFMELIKAGEVVHVGKGTGFGLGKYKILS, from the coding sequence ATGATTTATCAGAGCTATACCTTTACCATACAGGCACTTGATACCTTATATATGCCTCATTATAAAGGCTCTACCTTCAGGGGTGGATTTGGTAATGTATTCAGAAAGGTTGTATGCGTTTTGAAAAAAGAAGGATGCAAGGACTGCATGCTCAAATCAAGTTGCATATATGCCTATATATTCGAGACAGCCCCTATTGGAGACTGCCGTATCATGAATATGAACAAATATGAAAAGATCCCCCATCCATTTATCATAGAGCCACCTCTTGAAACAAAAAAGGTTTATGAAAATGATGAAACCATTGCCTTTAATCTGATACTCATAGGCAGGGCAAATGATTATATACCCTATTTTATATATGCCTTTGATGAACTGGGAAAAATAGGTATAGGCAAAGGTAGAAAACCTTATAAATTATTGACCGTTTATTCGGAAAACGAGATGATATATAATTCACAGGATAAATTGATAAAAAATGTCCCTCCAAAAAGATTAGTTATCGATAAATTGTGGAGATGGGAATCTAAAGAAGCAGACACCGAAGCAACCGATGGAATGGAGTTAACCATACAATTTATCACCCCTGTGAGGATAAAATTTCATAGAGAGTTCGCAAAAGATATGCCGTTTCATGTGCTTATAATAAATCTTCTGAGAAGGATGTTGCTTCTCAATTATTTCCACTGTGAGGGAGTCATCCCTGAATATGACCCTAAAAAGATCATCCATGAGGCACAAGAAGTAAAAACAATACATAGCACCATTAAATGGTGGGACTGGGAGAGATATTCTTATCGCCAGAAGACCAAGATGATGATGGGCGGTCTTATGGGTGAGATTACTTATAAAGGGAACATAGAGCCTTTTATGGAGTTGATTAAGGCAGGTGAAGTTGTCCATGTTGGAAAAGGAACAGGCTTTGGTCTGGGAAAATATAAAATCTTGTCATAG